One Periophthalmus magnuspinnatus isolate fPerMag1 chromosome 8, fPerMag1.2.pri, whole genome shotgun sequence genomic window carries:
- the rfx1a gene encoding MHC class II regulatory factor RFX1a isoform X4, translated as MATTGYVGDIQPTAQPQGTSVSVTPGQTDASSTPASTPQFLAEIQTSVATPSVVTPTGQTAPSEQVTTISTQKPAAGSQATSQVQPASTQYVTAEIQGSPTQSGNSQSTPQYIVVTVTEGSLHSNDSVSDSSPPPAVVQTGVPTQVVQQVQTSQQRSVLQATSQIAKTEPGSQINVTNLQPVHISPEVQQQLTTVPVQHVYTNQVQYVEGGEPNYTTSTIRSSTFPYTETPLYTQTTAGQYYEGQPTSGTQASTPGTPLTVSVTAGTTGGVSMFVAQPPSAAAAAATVVTTGATNGAGDVAGSNGASTGSYVIQGGYMLGSGSSSSSSAAGSNQTYSHTARASPATWLLDNYETAEGVSLPRSTLYCHYLLHCQEQKLEPVNAASFGKLIRSVFMGLRTRRLGTRGNSKYHYYGLRIKAGSTLLRLMEDQQHLAMRQQPFSQKQRLKPVHKVEGMTNGTAAGAAQQQQQQQGSAHVDISTQVQQYQQFLDASRALPEFPDIDLVGKSLPEGIEIEHIKSFQLLYREHCEAILDVMVNLQFTLVETLWKTFWRFSQDASGDATISVHDESEKRLPKSCLVLLCKYDPVLRWSRDCDNSLYQGLVEILIPDVLRPIPSALTQAIRNFAKSLESWLTNAMMNIPEEMVRIKVTSANAFAQTLRRYTSLNHLAQAARAVLQNTAQINQMLSDLNRVDFANVQEQASWVCRCEDRVVQRLEQDFKLTLQQQNSLEQWAAWLDGVVSQVLKPYQQSPAFPKAAKLFLLKWSFYSSMVIRDLTLRSAASFGSFHLIRLLYDEYMYYLIEHRVAQAKGETPIAVMGEFASFGRGLNQLDPDKEDEEEDEEESDEEGQELSLPADGAVLGDESLEPPAKLARTDQRVLFATGSAEN; from the exons ATGGCCACCACAGGCTATGTAGGAGACATTCAGCCGACAGCACAACCCCAGGGGACTAGTGTTTCAGTGACACCTGGACAAACCGATGCCAGCTCCACCCCTGCATCTACTCCCCAGTTTTTGGCAGAGATTCAGACATCTGTGGCCACTCCCAGTGTCGTCACACCCACTGGTCAAACTGCTCCCTCTGAACAAGTCACTACCATCTCCACACAGAAGCCTGCTGCTGGAAGTCAGGCCACTTCTCAGGTTCAGCCTGCATCGACACAATATGTGACAGCAGAAATCCAGGGCTCTCCCACACAATCTGGAAATTCTCAAAGCACTCCACAGTACATTGTTGTTACCGTAACAG AGGGGTCGCTTCACTCAAATGACAGTGTGTCAGACTCAAGTCCCCCACCAGCTGTTGTACAGACCGGCGTTCCCACACAAGTGGTCCAGCAGGTGCAAACGTCTCAACAG aGGTCAGTTTTACAGGCAACTTCTCAGATTGCCAAGACTGAGCCAGGCTCCCAGATCAATGTCACTAATCTACAGCCTGTTCACATCAGTCCTGAG GTCCAGCAGCAGCTCACAACAGTGCCAGTTCAACATGTATACACCAATCAAGTGCAGTatgtggagggaggagagccCAACTACACAACCAGTACAAT CCGTTCGAGCACCTTTCCATATACTGAAACTCCCCTGTATACGCAGACCACGGCTGGCCAGTACTATGAGGGCCAGCCAACTTCCGGCACACAGGCTTCAACACCTGGAACTCCTCTCACAGTGTCTGTGACTGCGGGCACTACAGGAGGGGTGTCCATGTTTGTGGCTCAGCCCCCCAGCGCTGCAGCTGCTGCTGCCACTGTAGTGACTACTGGTGCTACAAATGGGGCAGGGGATGTGGCAGGCAGCAATGGTGCATCCACAGGCAGCTATGTGATCCAGGGGGGTTACATGCTGGGCAGcggtagcagcagcagtagcagtgcaGCAGGAAGTAATCAGACTTACTCACACACTGCCCGGGCCTCCCCAGCCACT TGGTTGCTGGACAATTATGAGACAGCTGAAGGTGTTAGTCTTCCACGCTCCACTCTCTACTGCCACTATCTGCTACACTGCCAGGAGCAAAAACTTGAGCCTGTAAACGCTGCATCTTTTGGAAAACTTATTCGATCTGTGTTCATGGGGTTACGGACACGACGTCTTGGCACACG aggtaattcaaagtaccACTATTATGGGCTGAGGATCAAGGCCGGTTCCACTCTTCTGCGTCTAATGGAGGATCAGCAGCATCTGGCCATGAGGCAACAGCCTTTTTCTCAGAAACAGAG gtTGAAGCCTGTACATAAAGTGGAGGGAATGACTAACGGCACTGCAGCAGGAGCAgctcagcagcagcaacagcagcagggTTCTGCTCATGTGGACATCAGCACCCAGGTTCAGCAGTATCAACAATTCTTAG ATGCATCTAGAGCTCTCCCTGAGTTTCCAGACATTGACCTTGTAGGAAAGTCTCTGCCAGAGGGCATCGAGATTGAGCACATTAAGAGTTTTCAGCTGCTTTACAGAGAACACTGTGAG GCTATACTGGATGTTATGGTAAACCTTCAGTTCACTCTAGTAGAGACTCTATGGAAGACCTTCTGGAGATTCAGCCAGGATGCATCTGGAGATGCTACAATATCTGT tcaTGATGAATCAGAGAAGCGCCTTCCAAAGTCCTGCCTTGTCCTGCTGTGTAAGTATGATCCTGTGCTGCGCTGGAGCCGTGACTGTGACAACAGCCTGTACCAAGGCCTGGTGGAGATTCTCATTCCAGATGTTCTCCGGCCTATCCCCA GTGCCTTAACCCAAGCAATCCGAAACTTTGCCAAAAGCCTAGAGAGCTGGTTGACCAATGCGATGATGAATATTCCAGAAGAAATGGTCCGCATCAAG GTTACTTCAGCAAATGCATTTGCCCAGACACTGAGACGCTACACCAGTCTGAACCATCTGGCTCAGGCGGCTCGTGCTGTCCTCCAGAACACAGCACAAATCAACCAGATGTTGTCCGACCTTAACCGAGTGGACTTTGCTAATGTCCAG GAGCAAGCATCGTGGGTGTGCCGATGTGAGGACCGTGTTGTTCAAAGACTGGAGCAAGACTTCAAACTGactctccagcagcagaactcCCTGGAGCAGTGGGCAGCGTGGCTTGATGGCGTGGTGTCCCAAGTCCTAAAGCCCTATCAACAAAGCCCTGCATTTCCAAAGGCTGCTAAGCTTTTCCTACTCAAGTGGTCCTTCTACAG TTCCATGGTAATCAGGGATCTGACTCTGCGCAGTGCGGCCAGTTTTGGTTCCTTTCACTTGATCCGCCTGTTGTATGATGAGTACATGTATTACCTGATAGAGCACAGAGTGGCTCAGGCTAAAGGAGAGACCCCTATCGCTGTCATGGGAGAG tttgctAGCTTTGGTCGAGGCCTAAACCAGCTGGATCCTGACAAAG aagatgaagaggaagatgaagaggagagtgatGAGGAAGGGCAAGAATTGTCTCTTCCAGCAGATGGTGCCGTCCTGGGAGATGAGTCTCTGGAGCCTCCTGCCAAACTGGCCAGAACTGATCAAAGAGTCCTCTTTGCCACTGGATCAGCTGAGAACTAA
- the rfx1a gene encoding MHC class II regulatory factor RFX1a isoform X1, protein MATTGYVGDIQPTAQPQGTSVSVTPGQTDASSTPASTPQFLAEIQTSVATPSVVTPTGQTAPSEQVTTISTQKPAAGSQATSQVQPASTQYVTAEIQGSPTQSGNSQSTPQYIVVTVTEGSLHSNDSVSDSSPPPAVVQTGVPTQVVQQVQTSQQRSVLQATSQIAKTEPGSQINVTNLQPVHISPEVQQQLTTVPVQHVYTNQVQYVEGGEPNYTTSTIRSSTFPYTETPLYTQTTAGQYYEGQPTSGTQASTPGTPLTVSVTAGTTGGVSMFVAQPPSAAAAAATVVTTGATNGAGDVAGSNGASTGSYVIQGGYMLGSGSSSSSSAAGSNQTYSHTARASPATVSITEGEESSVPSADKKVQWLLDNYETAEGVSLPRSTLYCHYLLHCQEQKLEPVNAASFGKLIRSVFMGLRTRRLGTRGNSKYHYYGLRIKAGSTLLRLMEDQQHLAMRQQPFSQKQRLKPVHKVEGMTNGTAAGAAQQQQQQQGSAHVDISTQVQQYQQFLDASRALPEFPDIDLVGKSLPEGIEIEHIKSFQLLYREHCEAILDVMVNLQFTLVETLWKTFWRFSQDASGDATISVHDESEKRLPKSCLVLLCKYDPVLRWSRDCDNSLYQGLVEILIPDVLRPIPSALTQAIRNFAKSLESWLTNAMMNIPEEMVRIKVTSANAFAQTLRRYTSLNHLAQAARAVLQNTAQINQMLSDLNRVDFANVQEQASWVCRCEDRVVQRLEQDFKLTLQQQNSLEQWAAWLDGVVSQVLKPYQQSPAFPKAAKLFLLKWSFYSSMVIRDLTLRSAASFGSFHLIRLLYDEYMYYLIEHRVAQAKGETPIAVMGEFASFGRGLNQLDPDKEDEEEDEEESDEEGQELSLPADGAVLGDESLEPPAKLARTDQRVLFATGSAEN, encoded by the exons ATGGCCACCACAGGCTATGTAGGAGACATTCAGCCGACAGCACAACCCCAGGGGACTAGTGTTTCAGTGACACCTGGACAAACCGATGCCAGCTCCACCCCTGCATCTACTCCCCAGTTTTTGGCAGAGATTCAGACATCTGTGGCCACTCCCAGTGTCGTCACACCCACTGGTCAAACTGCTCCCTCTGAACAAGTCACTACCATCTCCACACAGAAGCCTGCTGCTGGAAGTCAGGCCACTTCTCAGGTTCAGCCTGCATCGACACAATATGTGACAGCAGAAATCCAGGGCTCTCCCACACAATCTGGAAATTCTCAAAGCACTCCACAGTACATTGTTGTTACCGTAACAG AGGGGTCGCTTCACTCAAATGACAGTGTGTCAGACTCAAGTCCCCCACCAGCTGTTGTACAGACCGGCGTTCCCACACAAGTGGTCCAGCAGGTGCAAACGTCTCAACAG aGGTCAGTTTTACAGGCAACTTCTCAGATTGCCAAGACTGAGCCAGGCTCCCAGATCAATGTCACTAATCTACAGCCTGTTCACATCAGTCCTGAG GTCCAGCAGCAGCTCACAACAGTGCCAGTTCAACATGTATACACCAATCAAGTGCAGTatgtggagggaggagagccCAACTACACAACCAGTACAAT CCGTTCGAGCACCTTTCCATATACTGAAACTCCCCTGTATACGCAGACCACGGCTGGCCAGTACTATGAGGGCCAGCCAACTTCCGGCACACAGGCTTCAACACCTGGAACTCCTCTCACAGTGTCTGTGACTGCGGGCACTACAGGAGGGGTGTCCATGTTTGTGGCTCAGCCCCCCAGCGCTGCAGCTGCTGCTGCCACTGTAGTGACTACTGGTGCTACAAATGGGGCAGGGGATGTGGCAGGCAGCAATGGTGCATCCACAGGCAGCTATGTGATCCAGGGGGGTTACATGCTGGGCAGcggtagcagcagcagtagcagtgcaGCAGGAAGTAATCAGACTTACTCACACACTGCCCGGGCCTCCCCAGCCACTGTGAGTATTACAGAGGGCGAGGAGAGTAGCGTGCCGTCGGCAGACAAGAAG GTGCAGTGGTTGCTGGACAATTATGAGACAGCTGAAGGTGTTAGTCTTCCACGCTCCACTCTCTACTGCCACTATCTGCTACACTGCCAGGAGCAAAAACTTGAGCCTGTAAACGCTGCATCTTTTGGAAAACTTATTCGATCTGTGTTCATGGGGTTACGGACACGACGTCTTGGCACACG aggtaattcaaagtaccACTATTATGGGCTGAGGATCAAGGCCGGTTCCACTCTTCTGCGTCTAATGGAGGATCAGCAGCATCTGGCCATGAGGCAACAGCCTTTTTCTCAGAAACAGAG gtTGAAGCCTGTACATAAAGTGGAGGGAATGACTAACGGCACTGCAGCAGGAGCAgctcagcagcagcaacagcagcagggTTCTGCTCATGTGGACATCAGCACCCAGGTTCAGCAGTATCAACAATTCTTAG ATGCATCTAGAGCTCTCCCTGAGTTTCCAGACATTGACCTTGTAGGAAAGTCTCTGCCAGAGGGCATCGAGATTGAGCACATTAAGAGTTTTCAGCTGCTTTACAGAGAACACTGTGAG GCTATACTGGATGTTATGGTAAACCTTCAGTTCACTCTAGTAGAGACTCTATGGAAGACCTTCTGGAGATTCAGCCAGGATGCATCTGGAGATGCTACAATATCTGT tcaTGATGAATCAGAGAAGCGCCTTCCAAAGTCCTGCCTTGTCCTGCTGTGTAAGTATGATCCTGTGCTGCGCTGGAGCCGTGACTGTGACAACAGCCTGTACCAAGGCCTGGTGGAGATTCTCATTCCAGATGTTCTCCGGCCTATCCCCA GTGCCTTAACCCAAGCAATCCGAAACTTTGCCAAAAGCCTAGAGAGCTGGTTGACCAATGCGATGATGAATATTCCAGAAGAAATGGTCCGCATCAAG GTTACTTCAGCAAATGCATTTGCCCAGACACTGAGACGCTACACCAGTCTGAACCATCTGGCTCAGGCGGCTCGTGCTGTCCTCCAGAACACAGCACAAATCAACCAGATGTTGTCCGACCTTAACCGAGTGGACTTTGCTAATGTCCAG GAGCAAGCATCGTGGGTGTGCCGATGTGAGGACCGTGTTGTTCAAAGACTGGAGCAAGACTTCAAACTGactctccagcagcagaactcCCTGGAGCAGTGGGCAGCGTGGCTTGATGGCGTGGTGTCCCAAGTCCTAAAGCCCTATCAACAAAGCCCTGCATTTCCAAAGGCTGCTAAGCTTTTCCTACTCAAGTGGTCCTTCTACAG TTCCATGGTAATCAGGGATCTGACTCTGCGCAGTGCGGCCAGTTTTGGTTCCTTTCACTTGATCCGCCTGTTGTATGATGAGTACATGTATTACCTGATAGAGCACAGAGTGGCTCAGGCTAAAGGAGAGACCCCTATCGCTGTCATGGGAGAG tttgctAGCTTTGGTCGAGGCCTAAACCAGCTGGATCCTGACAAAG aagatgaagaggaagatgaagaggagagtgatGAGGAAGGGCAAGAATTGTCTCTTCCAGCAGATGGTGCCGTCCTGGGAGATGAGTCTCTGGAGCCTCCTGCCAAACTGGCCAGAACTGATCAAAGAGTCCTCTTTGCCACTGGATCAGCTGAGAACTAA
- the rfx1a gene encoding MHC class II regulatory factor RFX1a isoform X2: protein MATTGYVGDIQPTAQPQGTSVSVTPGQTDASSTPASTPQFLAEIQTSVATPSVVTPTGQTAPSEQVTTISTQKPAAGSQATSQVQPASTQYVTAEIQGSPTQSGNSQSTPQYIVVTVTEGSLHSNDSVSDSSPPPAVVQTGVPTQVVQQVQTSQQRSVLQATSQIAKTEPGSQINVTNLQPVHISPEVQQQLTTVPVQHVYTNQVQYVEGGEPNYTTSTIRSSTFPYTETPLYTQTTAGQYYEGQPTSGTQASTPGTPLTVSVTAGTTGGVSMFVAQPPSAAAAAATVVTTGATNGAGDVAGSNGASTGSYVIQGGYMLGSGSSSSSSAAGSNQTYSHTARASPATVSITEGEESSVPSADKKWLLDNYETAEGVSLPRSTLYCHYLLHCQEQKLEPVNAASFGKLIRSVFMGLRTRRLGTRGNSKYHYYGLRIKAGSTLLRLMEDQQHLAMRQQPFSQKQRLKPVHKVEGMTNGTAAGAAQQQQQQQGSAHVDISTQVQQYQQFLDASRALPEFPDIDLVGKSLPEGIEIEHIKSFQLLYREHCEAILDVMVNLQFTLVETLWKTFWRFSQDASGDATISVHDESEKRLPKSCLVLLCKYDPVLRWSRDCDNSLYQGLVEILIPDVLRPIPSALTQAIRNFAKSLESWLTNAMMNIPEEMVRIKVTSANAFAQTLRRYTSLNHLAQAARAVLQNTAQINQMLSDLNRVDFANVQEQASWVCRCEDRVVQRLEQDFKLTLQQQNSLEQWAAWLDGVVSQVLKPYQQSPAFPKAAKLFLLKWSFYSSMVIRDLTLRSAASFGSFHLIRLLYDEYMYYLIEHRVAQAKGETPIAVMGEFASFGRGLNQLDPDKEDEEEDEEESDEEGQELSLPADGAVLGDESLEPPAKLARTDQRVLFATGSAEN from the exons ATGGCCACCACAGGCTATGTAGGAGACATTCAGCCGACAGCACAACCCCAGGGGACTAGTGTTTCAGTGACACCTGGACAAACCGATGCCAGCTCCACCCCTGCATCTACTCCCCAGTTTTTGGCAGAGATTCAGACATCTGTGGCCACTCCCAGTGTCGTCACACCCACTGGTCAAACTGCTCCCTCTGAACAAGTCACTACCATCTCCACACAGAAGCCTGCTGCTGGAAGTCAGGCCACTTCTCAGGTTCAGCCTGCATCGACACAATATGTGACAGCAGAAATCCAGGGCTCTCCCACACAATCTGGAAATTCTCAAAGCACTCCACAGTACATTGTTGTTACCGTAACAG AGGGGTCGCTTCACTCAAATGACAGTGTGTCAGACTCAAGTCCCCCACCAGCTGTTGTACAGACCGGCGTTCCCACACAAGTGGTCCAGCAGGTGCAAACGTCTCAACAG aGGTCAGTTTTACAGGCAACTTCTCAGATTGCCAAGACTGAGCCAGGCTCCCAGATCAATGTCACTAATCTACAGCCTGTTCACATCAGTCCTGAG GTCCAGCAGCAGCTCACAACAGTGCCAGTTCAACATGTATACACCAATCAAGTGCAGTatgtggagggaggagagccCAACTACACAACCAGTACAAT CCGTTCGAGCACCTTTCCATATACTGAAACTCCCCTGTATACGCAGACCACGGCTGGCCAGTACTATGAGGGCCAGCCAACTTCCGGCACACAGGCTTCAACACCTGGAACTCCTCTCACAGTGTCTGTGACTGCGGGCACTACAGGAGGGGTGTCCATGTTTGTGGCTCAGCCCCCCAGCGCTGCAGCTGCTGCTGCCACTGTAGTGACTACTGGTGCTACAAATGGGGCAGGGGATGTGGCAGGCAGCAATGGTGCATCCACAGGCAGCTATGTGATCCAGGGGGGTTACATGCTGGGCAGcggtagcagcagcagtagcagtgcaGCAGGAAGTAATCAGACTTACTCACACACTGCCCGGGCCTCCCCAGCCACTGTGAGTATTACAGAGGGCGAGGAGAGTAGCGTGCCGTCGGCAGACAAGAAG TGGTTGCTGGACAATTATGAGACAGCTGAAGGTGTTAGTCTTCCACGCTCCACTCTCTACTGCCACTATCTGCTACACTGCCAGGAGCAAAAACTTGAGCCTGTAAACGCTGCATCTTTTGGAAAACTTATTCGATCTGTGTTCATGGGGTTACGGACACGACGTCTTGGCACACG aggtaattcaaagtaccACTATTATGGGCTGAGGATCAAGGCCGGTTCCACTCTTCTGCGTCTAATGGAGGATCAGCAGCATCTGGCCATGAGGCAACAGCCTTTTTCTCAGAAACAGAG gtTGAAGCCTGTACATAAAGTGGAGGGAATGACTAACGGCACTGCAGCAGGAGCAgctcagcagcagcaacagcagcagggTTCTGCTCATGTGGACATCAGCACCCAGGTTCAGCAGTATCAACAATTCTTAG ATGCATCTAGAGCTCTCCCTGAGTTTCCAGACATTGACCTTGTAGGAAAGTCTCTGCCAGAGGGCATCGAGATTGAGCACATTAAGAGTTTTCAGCTGCTTTACAGAGAACACTGTGAG GCTATACTGGATGTTATGGTAAACCTTCAGTTCACTCTAGTAGAGACTCTATGGAAGACCTTCTGGAGATTCAGCCAGGATGCATCTGGAGATGCTACAATATCTGT tcaTGATGAATCAGAGAAGCGCCTTCCAAAGTCCTGCCTTGTCCTGCTGTGTAAGTATGATCCTGTGCTGCGCTGGAGCCGTGACTGTGACAACAGCCTGTACCAAGGCCTGGTGGAGATTCTCATTCCAGATGTTCTCCGGCCTATCCCCA GTGCCTTAACCCAAGCAATCCGAAACTTTGCCAAAAGCCTAGAGAGCTGGTTGACCAATGCGATGATGAATATTCCAGAAGAAATGGTCCGCATCAAG GTTACTTCAGCAAATGCATTTGCCCAGACACTGAGACGCTACACCAGTCTGAACCATCTGGCTCAGGCGGCTCGTGCTGTCCTCCAGAACACAGCACAAATCAACCAGATGTTGTCCGACCTTAACCGAGTGGACTTTGCTAATGTCCAG GAGCAAGCATCGTGGGTGTGCCGATGTGAGGACCGTGTTGTTCAAAGACTGGAGCAAGACTTCAAACTGactctccagcagcagaactcCCTGGAGCAGTGGGCAGCGTGGCTTGATGGCGTGGTGTCCCAAGTCCTAAAGCCCTATCAACAAAGCCCTGCATTTCCAAAGGCTGCTAAGCTTTTCCTACTCAAGTGGTCCTTCTACAG TTCCATGGTAATCAGGGATCTGACTCTGCGCAGTGCGGCCAGTTTTGGTTCCTTTCACTTGATCCGCCTGTTGTATGATGAGTACATGTATTACCTGATAGAGCACAGAGTGGCTCAGGCTAAAGGAGAGACCCCTATCGCTGTCATGGGAGAG tttgctAGCTTTGGTCGAGGCCTAAACCAGCTGGATCCTGACAAAG aagatgaagaggaagatgaagaggagagtgatGAGGAAGGGCAAGAATTGTCTCTTCCAGCAGATGGTGCCGTCCTGGGAGATGAGTCTCTGGAGCCTCCTGCCAAACTGGCCAGAACTGATCAAAGAGTCCTCTTTGCCACTGGATCAGCTGAGAACTAA
- the rfx1a gene encoding MHC class II regulatory factor RFX1a isoform X3, which produces MATTGYVGDIQPTAQPQGTSVSVTPGQTDASSTPASTPQFLAEIQTSVATPSVVTPTGQTAPSEQVTTISTQKPAAGSQATSQVQPASTQYVTAEIQGSPTQSGNSQSTPQYIVVTVTEGSLHSNDSVSDSSPPPAVVQTGVPTQVVQQVQTSQQRSVLQATSQIAKTEPGSQINVTNLQPVHISPEVQQQLTTVPVQHVYTNQVQYVEGGEPNYTTSTIRSSTFPYTETPLYTQTTAGQYYEGQPTSGTQASTPGTPLTVSVTAGTTGGVSMFVAQPPSAAAAAATVVTTGATNGAGDVAGSNGASTGSYVIQGGYMLGSGSSSSSSAAGSNQTYSHTARASPATVQWLLDNYETAEGVSLPRSTLYCHYLLHCQEQKLEPVNAASFGKLIRSVFMGLRTRRLGTRGNSKYHYYGLRIKAGSTLLRLMEDQQHLAMRQQPFSQKQRLKPVHKVEGMTNGTAAGAAQQQQQQQGSAHVDISTQVQQYQQFLDASRALPEFPDIDLVGKSLPEGIEIEHIKSFQLLYREHCEAILDVMVNLQFTLVETLWKTFWRFSQDASGDATISVHDESEKRLPKSCLVLLCKYDPVLRWSRDCDNSLYQGLVEILIPDVLRPIPSALTQAIRNFAKSLESWLTNAMMNIPEEMVRIKVTSANAFAQTLRRYTSLNHLAQAARAVLQNTAQINQMLSDLNRVDFANVQEQASWVCRCEDRVVQRLEQDFKLTLQQQNSLEQWAAWLDGVVSQVLKPYQQSPAFPKAAKLFLLKWSFYSSMVIRDLTLRSAASFGSFHLIRLLYDEYMYYLIEHRVAQAKGETPIAVMGEFASFGRGLNQLDPDKEDEEEDEEESDEEGQELSLPADGAVLGDESLEPPAKLARTDQRVLFATGSAEN; this is translated from the exons ATGGCCACCACAGGCTATGTAGGAGACATTCAGCCGACAGCACAACCCCAGGGGACTAGTGTTTCAGTGACACCTGGACAAACCGATGCCAGCTCCACCCCTGCATCTACTCCCCAGTTTTTGGCAGAGATTCAGACATCTGTGGCCACTCCCAGTGTCGTCACACCCACTGGTCAAACTGCTCCCTCTGAACAAGTCACTACCATCTCCACACAGAAGCCTGCTGCTGGAAGTCAGGCCACTTCTCAGGTTCAGCCTGCATCGACACAATATGTGACAGCAGAAATCCAGGGCTCTCCCACACAATCTGGAAATTCTCAAAGCACTCCACAGTACATTGTTGTTACCGTAACAG AGGGGTCGCTTCACTCAAATGACAGTGTGTCAGACTCAAGTCCCCCACCAGCTGTTGTACAGACCGGCGTTCCCACACAAGTGGTCCAGCAGGTGCAAACGTCTCAACAG aGGTCAGTTTTACAGGCAACTTCTCAGATTGCCAAGACTGAGCCAGGCTCCCAGATCAATGTCACTAATCTACAGCCTGTTCACATCAGTCCTGAG GTCCAGCAGCAGCTCACAACAGTGCCAGTTCAACATGTATACACCAATCAAGTGCAGTatgtggagggaggagagccCAACTACACAACCAGTACAAT CCGTTCGAGCACCTTTCCATATACTGAAACTCCCCTGTATACGCAGACCACGGCTGGCCAGTACTATGAGGGCCAGCCAACTTCCGGCACACAGGCTTCAACACCTGGAACTCCTCTCACAGTGTCTGTGACTGCGGGCACTACAGGAGGGGTGTCCATGTTTGTGGCTCAGCCCCCCAGCGCTGCAGCTGCTGCTGCCACTGTAGTGACTACTGGTGCTACAAATGGGGCAGGGGATGTGGCAGGCAGCAATGGTGCATCCACAGGCAGCTATGTGATCCAGGGGGGTTACATGCTGGGCAGcggtagcagcagcagtagcagtgcaGCAGGAAGTAATCAGACTTACTCACACACTGCCCGGGCCTCCCCAGCCACT GTGCAGTGGTTGCTGGACAATTATGAGACAGCTGAAGGTGTTAGTCTTCCACGCTCCACTCTCTACTGCCACTATCTGCTACACTGCCAGGAGCAAAAACTTGAGCCTGTAAACGCTGCATCTTTTGGAAAACTTATTCGATCTGTGTTCATGGGGTTACGGACACGACGTCTTGGCACACG aggtaattcaaagtaccACTATTATGGGCTGAGGATCAAGGCCGGTTCCACTCTTCTGCGTCTAATGGAGGATCAGCAGCATCTGGCCATGAGGCAACAGCCTTTTTCTCAGAAACAGAG gtTGAAGCCTGTACATAAAGTGGAGGGAATGACTAACGGCACTGCAGCAGGAGCAgctcagcagcagcaacagcagcagggTTCTGCTCATGTGGACATCAGCACCCAGGTTCAGCAGTATCAACAATTCTTAG ATGCATCTAGAGCTCTCCCTGAGTTTCCAGACATTGACCTTGTAGGAAAGTCTCTGCCAGAGGGCATCGAGATTGAGCACATTAAGAGTTTTCAGCTGCTTTACAGAGAACACTGTGAG GCTATACTGGATGTTATGGTAAACCTTCAGTTCACTCTAGTAGAGACTCTATGGAAGACCTTCTGGAGATTCAGCCAGGATGCATCTGGAGATGCTACAATATCTGT tcaTGATGAATCAGAGAAGCGCCTTCCAAAGTCCTGCCTTGTCCTGCTGTGTAAGTATGATCCTGTGCTGCGCTGGAGCCGTGACTGTGACAACAGCCTGTACCAAGGCCTGGTGGAGATTCTCATTCCAGATGTTCTCCGGCCTATCCCCA GTGCCTTAACCCAAGCAATCCGAAACTTTGCCAAAAGCCTAGAGAGCTGGTTGACCAATGCGATGATGAATATTCCAGAAGAAATGGTCCGCATCAAG GTTACTTCAGCAAATGCATTTGCCCAGACACTGAGACGCTACACCAGTCTGAACCATCTGGCTCAGGCGGCTCGTGCTGTCCTCCAGAACACAGCACAAATCAACCAGATGTTGTCCGACCTTAACCGAGTGGACTTTGCTAATGTCCAG GAGCAAGCATCGTGGGTGTGCCGATGTGAGGACCGTGTTGTTCAAAGACTGGAGCAAGACTTCAAACTGactctccagcagcagaactcCCTGGAGCAGTGGGCAGCGTGGCTTGATGGCGTGGTGTCCCAAGTCCTAAAGCCCTATCAACAAAGCCCTGCATTTCCAAAGGCTGCTAAGCTTTTCCTACTCAAGTGGTCCTTCTACAG TTCCATGGTAATCAGGGATCTGACTCTGCGCAGTGCGGCCAGTTTTGGTTCCTTTCACTTGATCCGCCTGTTGTATGATGAGTACATGTATTACCTGATAGAGCACAGAGTGGCTCAGGCTAAAGGAGAGACCCCTATCGCTGTCATGGGAGAG tttgctAGCTTTGGTCGAGGCCTAAACCAGCTGGATCCTGACAAAG aagatgaagaggaagatgaagaggagagtgatGAGGAAGGGCAAGAATTGTCTCTTCCAGCAGATGGTGCCGTCCTGGGAGATGAGTCTCTGGAGCCTCCTGCCAAACTGGCCAGAACTGATCAAAGAGTCCTCTTTGCCACTGGATCAGCTGAGAACTAA